The Corallococcus soli genome includes a window with the following:
- a CDS encoding RluA family pseudouridine synthase: protein MIEYRIEADTVGMRLDKHLRKRMPNVPVSHLFKMIRTKKVRVNGKRAQPEQLLAEGDVLTIRGTEEQLTLAERPKSDRPPPPPPPVDPSRLVILLEDDWMMAVDKPSGMAVHTGSGITGGTLVDYVRAYLGPKATRNDFTASPAHRLDRETSGVILVAKRRPAMVHFTEIFTNGHPKKRYLALVKGKMPKDSGVIDLPLAEHQQTAESKSRRGINMQAAVTRWKVVRQSSEAALLSCTIETGRTHQIRRHLVAVGHPVVGDKKYGDFALNRDVRARWGLKRLFLHAERIEFPHPEDGRKVVVETPLPPELTDVLKRAALL, encoded by the coding sequence ATGATCGAGTACCGAATTGAAGCCGACACCGTCGGGATGCGGCTGGACAAGCACCTGCGCAAGCGGATGCCCAACGTCCCGGTCAGTCACCTCTTCAAGATGATCCGCACCAAGAAGGTGCGGGTGAACGGCAAGCGCGCGCAGCCGGAGCAGTTGCTCGCCGAAGGAGACGTGCTCACCATCCGCGGCACCGAAGAGCAGCTCACCCTGGCGGAGCGTCCGAAATCGGACCGTCCGCCCCCGCCCCCCCCGCCGGTGGACCCCAGCCGGCTGGTCATCCTCCTGGAGGACGACTGGATGATGGCCGTGGACAAGCCCAGCGGCATGGCCGTCCATACCGGCAGCGGCATCACGGGGGGGACCCTGGTGGACTACGTCCGGGCCTACCTGGGCCCCAAGGCGACCCGCAACGACTTCACCGCCTCCCCCGCCCACCGCCTGGACCGGGAGACCTCCGGCGTCATCCTGGTGGCCAAGCGCCGCCCGGCGATGGTGCATTTCACGGAAATCTTCACGAATGGCCACCCGAAGAAGCGCTACCTGGCCCTGGTGAAGGGGAAGATGCCCAAGGATTCGGGCGTCATCGACCTGCCGCTCGCCGAGCACCAGCAGACGGCCGAGTCCAAGTCCCGTCGGGGAATCAACATGCAGGCGGCCGTCACCCGGTGGAAGGTCGTGCGCCAGTCGAGCGAGGCAGCCCTCCTCTCCTGCACCATCGAGACCGGGCGCACGCATCAGATAAGAAGGCATCTGGTCGCCGTGGGTCACCCGGTGGTGGGTGACAAGAAGTACGGCGACTTCGCCCTCAACCGCGACGTGCGGGCGCGGTGGGGGCTCAAACGTCTTTTCCTGCACGCCGAGCGCATCGAATTTCCGCACCCCGAAGATGGCAGGAAGGTCGTCGTGGAGACTCCGCTCCCGCCAGAGCTGACGGATGTGCTGAAGCGGGCGGCGCTCCTCTAA
- a CDS encoding penicillin-binding protein 1A, whose amino-acid sequence MADPKTDRSRSKLVLDGVPPKRNILVRLLKLTAVLGLMGATAAVLAVVGAYYIFSDGLPAIPKVDEYWPPIVTEVYTDDAVLAGEFYNERRKVVPYERIPKRLVQAFIASEDSSFFDHFGVDVLGTTRAVTKTAMTKLGLRAGGVQGGSTLTQQTAKAVLISAEGYKEATAKTPKRKIREAILAFRLEQALTKEEILYLYLNNVFLGHHSYGVQSAAENYYRKDVRDLTLGEMTLIAGLPQAPSRYSPFLRPEAAKRRRSYVLGRMLTEGMISKEEHDTANAEPVKVYPVEDVFHEFAPYFVEQVRKDVVERYGNPVLLKEGLKIFTTMDSERQRAAQDSVLEGLMSVDKRQGWRGPVQQLATDAERRAFIDKSKKAMGKEELVDNRLYVGVVTDIDDDGKGADVQVGPHAGRLPLLGMRWARKVNPEGYYPAMMISSVKKAVAVGDVIVLRHVTKKELTDDREQWDKKLAEAIPDEGVKLFRLEQTPEAQSALVSIDPHRQYLTAMVGGYDFDDNEFNRAFQACRQPGSSFKPFVYSAALEQLNWTEATIIVDSPIVEHDPDNKVSWKPANYSEEFVGDVLLRTALVNSMNIPAVKTFGAVGVHNMSDWSKKLGITTPMNMDFSAALGSSCVYPLDLANAYATFNRYGRKKPTYFIRKVEDRFGRTLEDHTAFDDAWAPLQDRVAAGYARLFEPGEQVMSAETGFILTHLLRGVVLQGTGGPATKLGKPAAGKTGTTNDSFDAWFSAYTKDLVTVAWVGYDLNPHPLGRYETGGRAALPIWLNYMKRALEGRPQPEFYPWQSMQLARLYIDKKTGKVSHPGAKGAELMFFKKGTEPKEAMPDKNTVGVDQFMMGAQ is encoded by the coding sequence ATGGCCGATCCGAAGACTGACCGCAGCCGCTCCAAGCTGGTGCTCGACGGCGTTCCGCCCAAGCGCAACATCCTCGTGCGCCTCCTGAAGCTCACCGCCGTGCTGGGCCTGATGGGCGCCACCGCGGCGGTGCTGGCCGTGGTGGGCGCCTACTACATCTTCTCCGACGGGCTGCCCGCCATCCCGAAGGTGGACGAGTACTGGCCGCCCATCGTCACGGAGGTCTACACCGACGACGCCGTGCTCGCGGGCGAGTTCTACAACGAGCGGCGCAAGGTGGTGCCCTACGAGCGCATCCCCAAGCGGCTCGTGCAGGCGTTCATCGCCAGCGAGGACTCCAGCTTCTTCGACCACTTCGGCGTGGACGTGCTGGGCACCACGCGCGCCGTCACCAAGACGGCGATGACGAAGCTGGGCCTGCGGGCCGGCGGCGTGCAGGGCGGCTCCACGCTCACGCAGCAGACCGCGAAGGCGGTCCTCATCTCCGCGGAGGGCTACAAGGAGGCCACCGCGAAGACGCCCAAGCGGAAGATCCGCGAGGCCATCCTCGCCTTCCGGCTGGAGCAGGCGCTGACGAAGGAGGAGATTCTCTACCTCTACCTGAACAACGTCTTCCTCGGGCACCACAGCTACGGCGTGCAGAGCGCGGCGGAGAACTACTACCGCAAGGACGTGCGCGACCTGACGCTGGGGGAGATGACCCTCATCGCGGGCCTGCCCCAGGCGCCCAGCCGCTACTCGCCCTTCCTCCGCCCGGAGGCCGCCAAGCGCCGCCGCAGCTACGTGCTGGGGCGCATGCTGACCGAAGGGATGATCTCCAAGGAGGAGCACGACACGGCCAACGCGGAGCCCGTGAAGGTGTACCCGGTGGAGGACGTCTTCCACGAGTTCGCCCCGTACTTCGTGGAGCAGGTGCGCAAGGACGTGGTGGAGCGCTACGGCAACCCCGTGCTCCTGAAGGAAGGCCTCAAGATCTTCACCACCATGGACAGCGAGCGCCAGCGCGCGGCGCAGGACTCCGTGCTGGAGGGCCTGATGTCCGTGGACAAGCGCCAGGGCTGGCGCGGGCCGGTGCAGCAGCTGGCCACCGACGCCGAGCGCCGCGCCTTCATCGACAAGTCCAAGAAGGCGATGGGCAAGGAGGAGCTCGTCGACAACCGGCTCTACGTGGGCGTCGTGACGGACATCGACGACGACGGCAAGGGCGCGGACGTGCAGGTGGGGCCGCACGCGGGCCGGCTGCCGCTGTTGGGCATGCGCTGGGCGCGCAAGGTGAACCCGGAGGGCTACTACCCGGCGATGATGATCTCCTCCGTCAAGAAGGCCGTGGCGGTGGGCGACGTCATCGTGCTGCGCCACGTGACGAAGAAGGAGCTGACGGACGACCGCGAGCAGTGGGACAAGAAGCTGGCGGAGGCCATCCCGGACGAGGGCGTGAAGCTCTTCCGGCTGGAGCAGACGCCGGAAGCGCAGAGCGCGCTGGTCTCCATTGATCCGCACCGCCAGTACCTGACGGCGATGGTGGGCGGCTACGACTTCGACGACAACGAGTTCAACCGCGCGTTCCAGGCGTGCCGCCAGCCGGGCAGCTCCTTCAAGCCGTTCGTGTACTCGGCGGCGCTGGAGCAGCTGAACTGGACGGAGGCCACCATCATCGTGGACTCCCCCATCGTGGAGCACGACCCGGACAACAAGGTGTCGTGGAAGCCGGCCAACTACAGCGAGGAGTTCGTGGGTGACGTGCTGCTGCGCACGGCGCTGGTGAACTCCATGAACATCCCCGCGGTGAAGACGTTCGGCGCGGTGGGCGTGCACAACATGTCGGACTGGTCGAAGAAGCTGGGCATCACCACGCCCATGAACATGGACTTCTCCGCCGCGCTGGGCTCCTCGTGCGTGTACCCGCTGGACCTGGCGAACGCGTACGCGACGTTCAACCGCTACGGCCGCAAGAAGCCCACGTACTTCATCCGCAAGGTGGAGGACCGCTTCGGCCGCACGCTGGAGGACCACACCGCCTTCGACGACGCGTGGGCGCCGCTCCAGGACCGCGTGGCGGCAGGCTACGCGCGCCTCTTCGAACCGGGCGAGCAGGTGATGAGCGCGGAGACGGGCTTCATCCTCACGCACCTCTTGCGCGGCGTGGTGCTCCAGGGCACCGGCGGCCCCGCGACGAAGCTGGGCAAGCCGGCGGCGGGCAAGACGGGCACCACCAATGACTCCTTCGACGCGTGGTTCTCCGCGTACACCAAGGACCTCGTGACGGTGGCGTGGGTGGGCTACGACTTGAACCCGCACCCGCTGGGCCGCTACGAGACGGGCGGCCGCGCGGCGCTCCCCATCTGGCTCAACTACATGAAGCGCGCGCTGGAGGGCCGGCCGCAGCCGGAGTTCTACCCCTGGCAGTCCATGCAGCTGGCCCGGCTCTACATCGACAAGAAGACGGGCAAGGTGTCCCACCCGGGCGCCAAGGGCGCGGAGCTGATGTTCTTCAAGAAGGGCACCGAGCCGAAGGAGGCCATGCCCGACAAGAACACGGTCGGCGTGGACCAGTTCATGATGGGCGCGCAGTAG
- the pyrF gene encoding orotidine-5'-phosphate decarboxylase, which produces MTTTPESFAQRFARLADARSPFCLGLDPSRDVLARWRLPDTAQGLSDFCERLADAAGESLAVVKPQSAFFERHGPEGLVVLQRVLKRFRAAGTLTLLDVKRGDIGSTMDAYAEGLFGEGSAWDVDAATFTAYLGLGALAKTVERARAHGACAFVVVRSSNPEGVPVQNATGADGRTVAQAVADGLRELNAKAGPGVLPAGAVMGATLPPADRDVVERLGGALLLTPGIGSQGAGFADLPKLFSGRERQVLPTAARSVLEAGPDVAALREALQAHQAPSRVFREGA; this is translated from the coding sequence GTGACGACGACGCCCGAGTCCTTCGCCCAGCGCTTCGCCCGGCTCGCCGACGCGCGCTCCCCCTTCTGTCTGGGCCTGGACCCGTCGCGCGACGTGCTCGCCCGCTGGAGGCTGCCGGACACCGCGCAGGGCCTGTCCGACTTCTGCGAGCGGCTGGCCGACGCGGCCGGAGAGAGCCTCGCGGTGGTGAAGCCGCAGAGCGCCTTCTTCGAGCGCCACGGCCCCGAAGGGCTCGTCGTGCTCCAGCGCGTGCTCAAGCGCTTCCGCGCGGCGGGCACCCTCACGCTGCTGGACGTGAAGCGCGGCGACATCGGCTCCACCATGGATGCCTACGCGGAGGGCCTCTTCGGCGAGGGCAGCGCCTGGGACGTGGACGCCGCCACCTTCACCGCGTACCTGGGCCTGGGCGCGCTCGCGAAGACGGTGGAGCGCGCGAGGGCCCACGGCGCCTGCGCCTTCGTCGTCGTGCGCTCGTCCAACCCGGAGGGCGTGCCCGTGCAGAACGCCACCGGCGCCGACGGTCGCACCGTGGCCCAGGCCGTGGCGGACGGCCTGCGCGAGCTCAACGCGAAGGCTGGCCCCGGCGTGCTGCCCGCGGGCGCGGTGATGGGCGCCACGCTGCCGCCGGCCGACCGCGACGTGGTGGAGCGCCTGGGCGGCGCGCTGCTGCTCACGCCGGGCATCGGCTCGCAGGGCGCGGGCTTCGCGGACCTGCCGAAGCTCTTCTCCGGCCGCGAGCGGCAGGTGCTGCCCACCGCCGCGCGCTCGGTGCTGGAGGCGGGGCCGGACGTGGCCGCGCTCCGCGAAGCGCTGCAAGCACATCAGGCGCCCTCGCGCGTGTTCCGCGAAGGCGCCTGA